The genomic interval CAGATAATCCTTCCCAAGAACAAGACGGCAGGCGTGCGCCGTGTGCGGCAGGAAGTGAGGACCGAATCACGCACCCAGCGCGAGAGGAGCGTGCCTTCTCTGTCCCGGGGTGCTTCCCGCTCAAGACTGCGCGTTGCGGAGATCGCCATTTGTCGCGACATCAAAGACCTGCGGCCAGTCGGCGTAGACACGCGCTTTCCGCCCCAGGTTGGCTCGCTCTTCTGTTTCACCTTGATTGAAGGGGCCACGGGCCCCCAGGTGGTCTACCACGACTGGCAATATGAGGGCCAGTCGCAGATTTCGGTGCCACTGAGCGTGGAGGACCAGCGGTGGCGGACGTGGAGCAAGAAGGCCATCAGGCCTGACCAGGTGGGAAAGTGGAAAGTCGAAGTGCGGGACGCTGAAGGGCGCCTCCTTGGTGAGGCACGCTTCGAAGTGTCCCGCTCCGGGCACTGACCAAGCACACCGGCAGAAAAAAGCTGTTGAAATTCTCGGCGATTATTGCTATAATAACAACGCGTCCGACGATCCCTGGGCCCTTAGCTCAGCCGGTAGAGCAGCGGACTCATAATCCGTAGGTCGCAGGTTCGAGCCCTGCAGGGCCCACGCCTGTAAATCGACCATGGCCGAGGCCAGATCCAGCCTGGAGATGGCCTTTTTTGGTCTTTGTGGACACGACTGCGAAGATGAGGAGCAACGGACTTGTAATGAGGAGGTGCTTCTCGGTGAGGCGAACTGCCGTTGGCGCGGTATTTGTTGGTTTTCTCTTTCTGCTCGCATGCGAGTCGCGCGAGCCGGAAGTGGTGGCAAGGGTCGGTCGACACTCGGTGGACGTCCGCAGCGTAGTCGACCGCTACAGGTGGACCCGCGACTTCCAGGTGGGGAAACCGATCACGCCAGAGGCCATCAAAGAGTTCGTGGACAGCAACATGCTGTGGGAACTCCTGTTTCGCGCCGAGGGTTACCGGATGGGTTTGCACCGCGACAGTGCTGTGGTGCGCCGCATCGAGAACGAAAAACGTGATTTTTTGACCATGCCCAATGGCCCCCTCTACCGCGCGGTGTCCCCCAAGAACATGGAGATTACGGAGCCGGAACTCCACCGCCTGTACGCTCAGCTCAATGAAGAAGTGCTCATCGCCCAAATTGTGCTCAAGTCAGAACGCATGGCGGACTCGCTCTATGAGGCCCTTCGCAAAGGCGCCGATTTTGCCTCCCTCGCCCGGCGGTTTTCGGCGGATATTCCCAGCGCACTGAACGGCGGGCAGATGACGCGCTACTACACGCGCGGCTATCTGGCACCGCCTTTGGAGGAAGCGGCCTTTTCCCTGAAGATCGGCGAGATCTCTCGCCCGGTGAAGACGGCCATCGGCTACCACATCGTGAAGCTGATTGACAAACGGGGTTTCAAGCCTCGCCCGTACGCCCAAGTACGTCGCGAGCTGGAGATGCAGCTGCGGGTGGCCAAGACAAGCCAGTTCATGGACGAGTGGGTGGAAGACTTGTTCAAGCGGTGGCGCGTCGCGGTGAACGACACCCTTGGACGCTATTTTGTTGAGATGTACGTTCCCGGCGAGGGCCCGGTACCGAGCCATCTGGACCCGGCACGCGCTCCTGGCATCAGCTTGCAGACCGAAGCCATCACATGGGCGACAGGGCGGTGGCGGGTCGTCGACTTGCTTCGCCACTACAATGAGCTTGAGCTCAGCGAGAGAGTGCCCCTCAACTGCACTGAGGACTTTGTGGCCTTTGCCAGGCGAGCTCTTTTCCCGGAACTGCTGTATGAGGAAGCAAAGGGACTGGGGCTCGCTTCGGGCCGCGAATTCGAGGAGAAAACGCGCGAGATCACCGAGCGCATCGTCATGCAAGAGTGTCGCCGCAGGCTGGTTACCAGCAAGGTGCAGGTGAGCGAAGACGAAGTGCTGAAGGAGTACGAGGAGCAGAAGGAGGGGAAGTACAAAGGGCTCACCTACGCCCAGGCGCGGGCTCGTGCCTACAACTGGCTGGTGGGAACTCGGACCTCGGCCCTGCAGGCGGAGGTGCTCCAACAGCTTCGCAGCCGACACAGAGTGAAGTGGAATCAGCGCGCGCTCGCGGAGGCGGTCAAGCAACTGGAGAAGCGCCGCCAAAGCCAGAAGTGATTAGCGTCGCGCTGACTCTGGGGGAGAAGACGCAGGCATGCAAACCACGGGTCGTGTTACCGCCGTACGGAGGGAGGTTTCGGGTGAGGAGGCTCTGGCCTTAGGGGCATTCCGTGCCGGCGTAGAGCTGGTGTGTGGGTTCCCTGGGCGACCGGGTGCGCGCACGCTTCACCTGCTGGGTGCCGCCGGGCAGACGCGCGGCGTCCGCGCCAAGTGGAATATCAGTCCTGTGGCAGCTCTGGAGGAAGCAGTCGGGAGTTCCCTCCTGGGCTGTCGTTCGCTGGTCTGTCTACCCGGCAGCGGGCTGGCTGCCGCGGTTGATCCGTTCATTGTTGCGGCGTCGACCGGGATCCGGGCCGGCTTGGTAGTTCTTGCTGGCGACGACCCAGGCACGGTGGAGGCCAATGCCGAAATCGACGCGCGGGCCATCGCTGCGCTGGCCCACGTGCCGGTCCTGGAGCCTGCCACCC from Calditrichota bacterium carries:
- a CDS encoding peptidylprolyl isomerase; this encodes MRRTAVGAVFVGFLFLLACESREPEVVARVGRHSVDVRSVVDRYRWTRDFQVGKPITPEAIKEFVDSNMLWELLFRAEGYRMGLHRDSAVVRRIENEKRDFLTMPNGPLYRAVSPKNMEITEPELHRLYAQLNEEVLIAQIVLKSERMADSLYEALRKGADFASLARRFSADIPSALNGGQMTRYYTRGYLAPPLEEAAFSLKIGEISRPVKTAIGYHIVKLIDKRGFKPRPYAQVRRELEMQLRVAKTSQFMDEWVEDLFKRWRVAVNDTLGRYFVEMYVPGEGPVPSHLDPARAPGISLQTEAITWATGRWRVVDLLRHYNELELSERVPLNCTEDFVAFARRALFPELLYEEAKGLGLASGREFEEKTREITERIVMQECRRRLVTSKVQVSEDEVLKEYEEQKEGKYKGLTYAQARARAYNWLVGTRTSALQAEVLQQLRSRHRVKWNQRALAEAVKQLEKRRQSQK
- a CDS encoding DUF2914 domain-containing protein; the protein is MLNKLSYVFVALVAVFVLCQIILPKNKTAGVRRVRQEVRTESRTQRERSVPSLSRGASRSRLRVAEIAICRDIKDLRPVGVDTRFPPQVGSLFCFTLIEGATGPQVVYHDWQYEGQSQISVPLSVEDQRWRTWSKKAIRPDQVGKWKVEVRDAEGRLLGEARFEVSRSGH